A window of the Kosakonia sp. BYX6 genome harbors these coding sequences:
- the aroK gene encoding shikimate kinase AroK — MAEKRNIFLVGPMGAGKSTIGRQLAQQLNMEFYDSDQEIEKRTGADVGWVFDVEGEEGFRDREEKIINELTEKQGIVLATGGGSVKSRETRNRLSARGVVVYLETTIEKQLARTQRDKKRPLLQVDAPPREVLEALADERNPLYEEIADVTIRTDDQSAKVVANQIIHMLESN, encoded by the coding sequence ATGGCAGAGAAACGCAATATCTTTCTGGTTGGGCCTATGGGTGCCGGCAAAAGCACTATTGGGCGTCAGTTAGCTCAACAACTCAATATGGAATTTTACGATTCTGATCAAGAGATTGAGAAACGAACCGGAGCTGATGTGGGCTGGGTCTTCGATGTTGAAGGTGAAGAAGGTTTCCGCGATCGCGAAGAAAAAATCATCAATGAGCTGACGGAAAAACAGGGCATCGTGCTGGCGACTGGCGGCGGCTCTGTGAAATCTCGCGAAACCCGTAATCGTCTCTCCGCCCGCGGCGTAGTGGTTTATCTGGAAACCACTATCGAAAAGCAATTGGCTCGCACTCAACGTGATAAAAAACGTCCGCTGCTGCAAGTGGACGCGCCGCCGCGCGAAGTGTTGGAAGCGTTGGCCGACGAACGCAATCCGCTGTATGAAGAGATTGCCGACGTGACCATTCGTACCGACGATCAGAGCGCTAAAGTGGTGGCAAACCAGATTATTCATATGCTGGAAAGCAACTAA